The proteins below come from a single Gimesia alba genomic window:
- a CDS encoding 3'-5' exoribonuclease YhaM family protein, translating to MSRQYINQLKDGDTVNEVFLLVDKQLRANRNASLFLSADLRDCTGVVNARMWNVVEERMQHFQSGNYVQAKGKVHLFQGTLQIILTYIEPVSAENLDPAEFQPQAPQDVQQLLSKLREMLLSIENNEIRTLMECFLVDEGLMDEFCRAPAGVKTHHAYHGGLIEHVVNLMETAQRVADLYPKADMSLLLAGVFLHDLGKVRELGYENEFVYTDEGQLLGHLIIGVEMLTEKINAYQEMTGESFPKEAELRLKHMIVSHHGTYEFGSARLPMTPEAVALHHLDNLDAKVNEFARFIDDDLNSTSNWTPYSPRLQRKLFKGITED from the coding sequence ATGTCTCGTCAATATATAAATCAGTTGAAAGATGGTGATACGGTCAATGAGGTTTTTCTGTTGGTTGATAAGCAGTTACGTGCCAACCGGAATGCCAGCCTGTTTTTATCAGCCGATTTGCGAGATTGTACCGGTGTCGTGAATGCCCGGATGTGGAATGTCGTTGAAGAACGGATGCAGCATTTTCAATCGGGAAATTACGTCCAGGCCAAAGGCAAGGTGCATCTGTTTCAGGGAACCTTGCAAATTATTCTGACTTATATCGAGCCCGTTTCCGCGGAAAATCTTGATCCCGCCGAGTTTCAACCACAGGCACCACAGGATGTGCAGCAGCTGCTGAGCAAACTCCGCGAGATGCTGTTGAGCATCGAAAACAATGAGATTCGCACGTTAATGGAGTGCTTTCTGGTTGATGAAGGGCTGATGGATGAATTCTGCAGAGCACCGGCGGGCGTCAAAACTCATCATGCCTATCATGGCGGGCTGATCGAGCATGTCGTCAATTTAATGGAGACAGCCCAGCGTGTGGCGGATTTGTATCCCAAAGCCGACATGAGTCTCTTGCTGGCGGGTGTCTTTTTGCATGATCTTGGCAAAGTGCGGGAGCTCGGTTACGAGAACGAATTCGTCTACACGGATGAAGGTCAATTATTAGGACACCTGATTATCGGTGTGGAGATGCTGACCGAGAAAATCAACGCTTATCAGGAAATGACGGGCGAATCGTTTCCGAAAGAGGCAGAACTGCGGCTGAAACATATGATTGTCAGTCATCATGGGACGTATGAATTTGGTAGTGCCCGCTTACCCATGACTCCCGAAGCGGTTGCCTTGCATCATCTCGATAACCTGGATGCCAAGGTCAATGAGTTTGCGCGATTCATTGACGACGACTTGAACTCCACATCGAACTGGACCCCCTATTCGCCCCGCTTGCAGCGAAAACTATTTAAGGGAATAACCGAGGACTGA